One Coffea arabica cultivar ET-39 chromosome 5c, Coffea Arabica ET-39 HiFi, whole genome shotgun sequence DNA window includes the following coding sequences:
- the LOC113690545 gene encoding small ubiquitin-related modifier 1 isoform X1 — protein MSGVTTQEEDKKPSEQHINLKVKGQDGSEVFFRIKRSTQLKKLINAYCERQSVELGSMVFLFDGQRLQGEQTPEQVSMEDGDEIDAMLHQTGGAFA, from the exons ATGTCAGGCGTCACTACTCAAGAGGAAGATAAGAAGCCCTCTGAGCAACACATTAACCTCAAAGTCAAGGGACAG GATGGGAGCGAGGTGTTCTTCAGGATAAAGAGGAGCACACAGCTGAAGAAGCTCATTAATGCTTACTGCGAGAGACAATCTGTGGAACTGGGCTCCATGGTATTCTTGTTTGATGGCCAACGCCTCCAAGGGGAGCAGACTCCTGAACAG GTGAGTATGGAAGATGGTGATGAGATTGATGCTATGCTGCACCAGACTGGAGGTGCCTTTGCCTAG
- the LOC113690545 gene encoding small ubiquitin-related modifier 1 isoform X2, producing the protein MDLCHVRVKDGSEVFFRIKRSTQLKKLINAYCERQSVELGSMVFLFDGQRLQGEQTPEQVSMEDGDEIDAMLHQTGGAFA; encoded by the exons ATGGATCTGTGCCATGTTCGAGTTAAG GATGGGAGCGAGGTGTTCTTCAGGATAAAGAGGAGCACACAGCTGAAGAAGCTCATTAATGCTTACTGCGAGAGACAATCTGTGGAACTGGGCTCCATGGTATTCTTGTTTGATGGCCAACGCCTCCAAGGGGAGCAGACTCCTGAACAG GTGAGTATGGAAGATGGTGATGAGATTGATGCTATGCTGCACCAGACTGGAGGTGCCTTTGCCTAG